One genomic window of Hyphomonas adhaerens MHS-3 includes the following:
- a CDS encoding glutathione S-transferase family protein codes for MNVADENRLKLMGAPGSPYTRKMLALLRYRRIPYAILWGGHQNPPPGLPQPKVKLLPTFYFSDANGEVEAVVDSTPITRRLEREYAGRSVIPETPALAFLNELIEDYADEWLTKAMFHYRWYFEADRDNAGPLLVYWSLPTLAAPDAQKMADMFSKRQTERLYVVGSNDVTASTIEASYLRFIDLLDGLLQRAGYVLGARPSSADFAIFGQLTQLAIVEPTSAALTRARSARVRAWLDRMEDLSGVEPASGDWFTQEQATESLKPLLTEIGRVYLPFLKANAAAVVAGKPDFETEIDGQVWKQPTFPYQAKCLQHLRETASALPDDVRAEVRQILSGTGCEELLN; via the coding sequence ATGAACGTTGCGGATGAAAACCGCCTGAAGCTGATGGGCGCGCCTGGTTCGCCGTACACGCGCAAAATGCTGGCACTGCTGCGGTATCGCCGAATTCCTTATGCGATCCTCTGGGGCGGGCACCAGAACCCGCCGCCGGGCCTGCCACAGCCAAAGGTGAAATTGCTGCCGACCTTCTATTTCTCCGATGCGAACGGAGAGGTTGAGGCTGTTGTCGATTCCACGCCGATTACACGTCGTCTGGAACGAGAATATGCGGGCCGCAGCGTCATTCCGGAAACCCCGGCATTGGCGTTCCTGAACGAGTTAATCGAGGATTATGCGGATGAATGGCTGACCAAGGCCATGTTCCACTATCGCTGGTATTTCGAAGCGGATCGCGACAATGCCGGGCCGCTCCTGGTTTACTGGTCTTTGCCCACGCTGGCTGCGCCGGATGCGCAGAAGATGGCTGACATGTTCAGTAAACGGCAGACGGAGCGACTCTATGTCGTGGGGTCAAACGATGTCACCGCGTCGACGATTGAAGCGAGCTACCTCCGCTTCATCGACCTTCTGGACGGGCTGTTGCAACGCGCGGGCTATGTGCTCGGGGCACGGCCGTCGTCCGCGGATTTCGCCATTTTCGGGCAGTTGACCCAATTGGCCATCGTGGAACCCACATCTGCCGCTTTGACCCGCGCGCGCTCCGCCCGGGTGCGGGCATGGCTGGATCGTATGGAGGACCTGTCCGGCGTGGAGCCCGCAAGTGGCGACTGGTTCACACAGGAGCAGGCGACCGAGAGCTTGAAACCGCTGCTGACCGAAATCGGCCGCGTCTACTTGCCTTTCCTGAAAGCAAATGCTGCGGCGGTCGTGGCGGGCAAGCCGGACTTCGAGACCGAGATCGACGGACAGGTCTGGAAACAGCCCACCTTTCCTTATCAGGCAAAATGCCT
- a CDS encoding arylsulfatase encodes MPDWKTGRLVRRIFAWLGGGTAAAMAFMLTGPVAMAQSDGTRPNIVLILVDDAALMDFGVYGGEARTPNIDALAARGAMFRKHYSSPLCSPSRAMLLTGMDNHMTGIATIPEVLPKEHVGQPGYTMHLEPGILTLADRLKSAGYRTLMSGKWHLGSGAGDLPNAHGFDRSLALDASGADNWSDKPYMPYYQKAPWYEDGKPAQLPDSFYSSTMIVDHMIDYLDEGDQTQPFFAYVAFQAIHIPVQAPPELTAGYDGVYDQGWDALREARWHKARDIGLIPESAPLAPMPEEMRPWSDLSPDDQALYAARMQVNAAMMEAMDMEIGRLVEHLKQVGKFENTIFVVTSDNGPEPSRGDEDFRLTIWMKMHGYHIGIEGIGEQESWGFIGPEWAIAAASPNNMFKFLGSEGGIRVPLVMAGPGVPQGETYDARTVVTDIAPTLLKYAGIDTPDTPMTGRSLDPLLTGAQAAVYQPGDVIGMEVSGNSAILKGRWKITRNQKPHGDGKWRLYDIEQDPGETTDLSTDKPNIFADMLEEYQAYSDRVGVLEVPEGYSSLKEITRNTMARQLKAYWPQLVVLLAGLLLIFWFILHLVRRIIRR; translated from the coding sequence ATGCCAGATTGGAAAACGGGCCGTCTTGTTCGTAGAATTTTCGCATGGCTGGGTGGGGGGACCGCCGCAGCCATGGCGTTCATGCTGACCGGCCCGGTCGCCATGGCACAGTCAGACGGAACCCGGCCGAACATCGTCCTCATCCTTGTCGATGATGCGGCATTGATGGATTTCGGCGTTTATGGCGGCGAGGCACGCACACCCAATATTGATGCGCTTGCTGCCCGCGGAGCCATGTTCCGGAAGCACTATTCCTCTCCGCTGTGTTCGCCATCGCGGGCCATGCTCCTGACGGGTATGGACAACCATATGACCGGGATTGCCACCATTCCGGAGGTGCTGCCGAAAGAGCATGTCGGCCAGCCGGGTTACACAATGCATCTTGAGCCGGGTATCCTGACACTTGCAGACCGGTTGAAGTCCGCGGGCTATCGGACGCTCATGTCAGGCAAGTGGCACCTTGGGAGCGGGGCGGGGGACCTGCCCAACGCGCATGGGTTCGATCGGTCGCTGGCCCTTGATGCGTCTGGCGCCGACAATTGGTCGGACAAGCCCTACATGCCCTACTATCAGAAGGCGCCCTGGTATGAGGACGGCAAACCTGCCCAGCTGCCGGACTCATTCTATTCCTCCACCATGATCGTCGACCACATGATCGACTATCTGGACGAAGGCGATCAGACACAGCCCTTCTTCGCCTATGTCGCATTCCAGGCGATCCACATTCCCGTGCAGGCGCCGCCGGAACTGACGGCCGGATACGACGGTGTTTATGACCAGGGGTGGGACGCCCTGAGGGAGGCGCGCTGGCATAAGGCCAGAGACATCGGGCTGATCCCGGAGAGCGCGCCGCTCGCCCCCATGCCGGAGGAAATGCGCCCGTGGAGTGATCTCTCCCCGGACGATCAGGCGCTTTACGCCGCCCGCATGCAGGTGAATGCGGCGATGATGGAGGCAATGGACATGGAGATTGGCCGGCTCGTCGAACATCTCAAGCAGGTTGGCAAGTTCGAGAATACCATTTTCGTCGTCACATCAGACAACGGGCCGGAACCATCGCGCGGCGATGAGGATTTCCGGCTCACGATCTGGATGAAAATGCACGGCTATCACATCGGGATCGAGGGCATTGGCGAACAGGAGAGTTGGGGCTTCATCGGTCCGGAATGGGCGATCGCGGCGGCGTCTCCAAACAACATGTTCAAGTTCCTGGGGTCTGAGGGCGGGATCCGTGTGCCGCTGGTCATGGCGGGCCCCGGCGTGCCGCAGGGCGAGACATACGATGCCCGGACCGTCGTGACGGATATTGCTCCAACTTTGCTGAAATATGCGGGCATCGACACACCAGACACCCCCATGACCGGGCGGAGCCTCGACCCGCTCCTGACCGGCGCACAAGCGGCGGTCTACCAGCCCGGCGATGTGATCGGGATGGAAGTTTCCGGCAACTCGGCGATCCTGAAAGGCCGCTGGAAAATTACCCGCAACCAGAAGCCGCACGGAGACGGCAAATGGCGGCTGTACGATATCGAACAGGATCCGGGGGAGACGACGGACCTCAGCACAGACAAGCCGAATATCTTTGCGGACATGCTGGAAGAGTATCAGGCTTACAGTGACCGTGTCGGAGTGCTGGAAGTGCCCGAGGGCTACAGCTCCCTGAAGGAGATCACACGCAACACGATGGCGCGCCAGTTGAAGGCCTACTGGCCGCAGCTGGTCGTCCTGCTGGCCGGTTTGCTTCTGATCTTCTGGTTCATCCTGCACCTTGTCAGGCGCATCATTCGGCGTTGA
- a CDS encoding NAD(P)/FAD-dependent oxidoreductase: MPFDVAAPVIRRSVATSDGRRPKVAVIGTGISGLSAAWALQDACDITVFEKADRIGGHTATMIVEAPEGPVPVDTGFIVFNEPNYPNLTALFEHLGVAANPTQMNFSVSIPDARMEYASHGMEGLFAWRRNMASPRFYLMLKDILRFHAASHELATCQRGRSIGEYVAEEGYGRAFVDYHLLPMAAAIWSCPVSMIMDFPAASLARFFVNHGLVSVRPQFPWQSVDGGSASYLGPLTKGFSERIRCNAGIRSVTRNGEGVRIHFVSGAHQDFDEVIFACHAPEAFALLEDADDVEAGILSRFRTQPNRVILHRDESLMPERRRAWAAWNYRAKRNDSLKLSVTYWMNALQRLDTKTNYFVTLNPEQEPAEDKVEREFVYNHPVFDARAMEAQREIWSIQGRRGTWFCGAWQGYGFHEDGLQSGLAVAELLSDWKRPWAFDFSQERLARTETGRVHA; this comes from the coding sequence ATGCCATTTGATGTCGCCGCACCTGTAATCCGCCGATCTGTGGCCACCTCTGATGGGCGCCGTCCGAAAGTGGCGGTCATCGGAACCGGCATTTCCGGTCTTTCCGCTGCATGGGCGCTGCAGGACGCATGCGATATCACTGTGTTTGAAAAAGCAGACCGGATTGGCGGACATACGGCCACCATGATTGTGGAGGCCCCGGAAGGGCCTGTGCCGGTGGACACAGGGTTCATTGTTTTTAATGAGCCGAATTATCCAAACCTGACGGCGCTGTTCGAACATCTCGGCGTGGCAGCCAATCCCACCCAGATGAACTTTTCTGTCTCGATCCCCGATGCGAGAATGGAATATGCCAGCCATGGCATGGAGGGGCTGTTTGCCTGGCGCAGGAATATGGCCAGCCCGCGCTTTTACCTGATGTTGAAGGACATACTGCGCTTCCATGCCGCTTCCCACGAATTGGCGACCTGTCAGCGCGGCCGTTCGATCGGAGAGTATGTGGCTGAAGAAGGCTACGGACGGGCTTTCGTGGACTATCACTTGTTGCCGATGGCAGCGGCAATCTGGTCCTGTCCGGTCTCGATGATCATGGATTTCCCAGCGGCGAGTCTCGCCCGGTTCTTTGTCAATCATGGCCTGGTGAGCGTTCGCCCTCAATTTCCCTGGCAATCGGTTGATGGCGGCAGCGCGTCATATCTCGGCCCCCTGACGAAAGGGTTTTCGGAGCGGATACGCTGCAATGCCGGAATCCGGTCTGTCACGCGTAACGGGGAGGGCGTGCGGATCCATTTTGTGTCGGGAGCGCATCAGGATTTCGATGAGGTCATCTTCGCTTGCCATGCACCGGAAGCCTTTGCGCTGCTCGAAGACGCAGACGACGTGGAGGCCGGAATCCTGTCCCGCTTCCGTACACAGCCGAACCGTGTGATCCTTCACAGGGATGAGAGCCTGATGCCAGAGCGGCGCAGGGCCTGGGCCGCATGGAACTACCGCGCGAAACGCAATGACTCGCTCAAGCTGTCCGTGACATACTGGATGAATGCGCTCCAGCGGCTGGATACGAAGACCAACTATTTCGTGACGTTGAACCCGGAACAGGAGCCCGCTGAGGACAAAGTGGAACGTGAATTCGTGTACAATCATCCTGTGTTCGATGCCCGGGCGATGGAAGCCCAGCGAGAGATCTGGTCCATTCAGGGGCGCCGCGGCACGTGGTTTTGCGGGGCGTGGCAGGGATATGGCTTCCATGAAGACGGGCTCCAATCCGGTCTGGCCGTCGCGGAGTTGCTGAGCGACTGGAAGCGCCCCTGGGCGTTCGATTTCAGCCAGGAGCGCCTGGCGCGAACTGAAACGGGAAGGGTTCATGCATGA
- a CDS encoding DUF1365 domain-containing protein: MNQPARFYIGQVSHKRFGRVSHALRYRIAYLLLDLDRLDEAGRITRFLNIGKRGLISFDPLEHGDGQTKDLAAWVRAFADRQGVQEDVATIELLTLPRMFGYVFNPVSVYFLRNEGGDLHHVLYEVGNTFGERHYYLCAAELIDGVCRHECDKAFYVSPFFDQRGHYEFTVRPPSDNVTLSISYRDGETERMTAYLAGKARPVTARATLALLAKFPFMTLGVIAGIHWEALKLVLKGAQYHRHGPKSETAGTSLGHAASGSQKWARSRGPAA; the protein is encoded by the coding sequence ATGAACCAACCGGCACGCTTCTATATCGGTCAGGTAAGCCATAAACGATTTGGCCGCGTATCGCATGCTCTGCGCTACCGGATTGCTTATTTGTTGCTGGACCTGGACCGTCTGGACGAAGCCGGCCGGATCACCCGGTTCCTGAATATCGGAAAACGTGGCCTGATCAGCTTTGATCCGCTGGAACATGGAGACGGCCAGACAAAAGACCTGGCTGCGTGGGTGCGGGCGTTTGCCGATCGGCAGGGCGTTCAGGAAGATGTGGCAACGATTGAACTCCTCACTTTACCTCGCATGTTCGGATATGTGTTTAATCCGGTCTCGGTCTACTTTCTCCGCAATGAGGGAGGCGACCTTCACCATGTGCTCTATGAAGTCGGCAATACGTTTGGGGAACGGCACTATTATCTGTGTGCTGCCGAATTAATTGATGGAGTCTGCCGGCATGAATGCGACAAGGCGTTTTATGTCTCCCCATTCTTCGATCAGCGCGGACACTACGAATTTACCGTCCGGCCGCCTTCTGACAACGTGACGCTGTCCATATCCTATCGCGATGGAGAGACCGAACGGATGACGGCCTATCTGGCCGGGAAGGCCCGTCCTGTCACGGCAAGGGCAACTTTAGCATTGCTTGCCAAATTTCCCTTCATGACACTTGGCGTGATTGCCGGAATTCACTGGGAAGCGCTGAAGCTGGTTTTGAAAGGCGCGCAGTATCATCGGCATGGCCCGAAAAGCGAGACTGCCGGCACTAGCCTCGGGCACGCCGCATCCGGTTCGCAAAAATGGGCGCGCTCACGCGGACCTGCCGCCTGA